The Nothobranchius furzeri strain GRZ-AD chromosome 8, NfurGRZ-RIMD1, whole genome shotgun sequence genome includes a region encoding these proteins:
- the LOC107373338 gene encoding granzyme G produces MFRYSRRAVLAVVLILQNQVHAGRIVGGCEAVPHSRPYMVFLERIMEDGKTKYCGGFLLSEDFMMTAAHCQAEKYTAWVGVHDTSTRDSDKSVQKTSIKEAFPHQNFNSSNYINDIMILKFSSKVKINQVVETISLADQDAGSLPSSCSVSGWGVTSWNNQYITNILKEVNVTVINDDVNNCSKMKFYCSKDKTGPGQGDSGGPLVCDGKAYGVVSTLFKKPYSNEIPLALYTMIPEYKEWINSVINEA; encoded by the exons ATGTTCAGGTACAGCAGACGGGCTGTTCTGGCAGTGGTGCTGATTCTTCAGAATCAAG TTCATGCAGGGAGAATTGTTGGAGGCTGTGAGGCTGTGCCACATAGCAGGCCGTACATGGTGTTTCTGGAGAGGATCATGGAAGATGGTAAAACAAAGTACTGTGGAGGATTCCTACTGAGTGAGGATTTCATGATGACGGCTGCCCACTGCCAAGCCGA GAAGTACACCGCTTGGGTTGGAGTCCACGATACGAGCACAAGAGATTCAGATAAAAGTGTCCAGAAAACCTCCATAAAAGAAGCATTTCCCCATCAGAATTTCAACAGCTCTAATTATATCAACGATATCATGATCCTGAAA TTCAGCTCCAAGGTGAAGATCAACCAAGTTGTGGAAACCATCAGTCTGGCCGACCAGGATGCTGGATCTCTGCCATCATCGTGTTCTGTCTCTGGCTGGGGAGTGACAAGCTGGAATAACCAATATATAACCAACATACTTAAGGAAGTCAATGTAACAGTGATTAATGATGATGTTAATAACTGTTCAAAGATGAAGTTCTACTGCTCAAAGGACAAGACAGGACCGGGTCAG GGGGACTCTGGAGGTCCACTGGTCTGTGATGGGAAGGCCTATGGTGTCGTTTCTACATTGTTTAAGAAACCATATTCAAATGAAATTCCGTTGGCTCTTTACACCATGATCCCTGAATACAAAGAATGGATCAACTCAGTCATTAATGAGGCTTAA